In the genome of Acidobacteriota bacterium, one region contains:
- a CDS encoding amino acid adenylation domain-containing protein, whose amino-acid sequence MEPPRPEPSLDAATTPELFARRAREAPEAPCLRFQGEAVSYGELHRWSEILAHRLRAAGVRVEDRVAVHLERGPEMVAALLAVWRAGAAYIPLDPQFPARRLQGMVEAGGVKAVFSRRALPFTVAPELPILDPAPAASSDLGDGGGDPLPDPEAGCLAYVIFTSGSTGQPKGVQVEHRALVNFLRSMAQRPGLEPQDVLVAVTTISFDIAGLELFLPLVRGATVVIAPRSVASDGARLARLLDAAQASVLQATPATWKLLLDAGWSGRRALRMVCGGEALPRDLAQRLLPLGRDLWNVYGPTETTIWSSVARVREESGPVSIGDPIDRTELLVVNGRGEWQPPEQEGDLLIGGDGLARGYLDRPGLTAERFVPHPWAARPGQRLYRTGDRARSLGDGRLLFLGRRDHQVKVQGFRIELGEIEVALRSLPGVAEAVVTVQSGEAAREDAERRLAAYVVPARNGGPEPASEDSLAAERTGHWREIWDLAYDGEPEDGDEALDIRGWKDSYTGETIAAPEMEEWVSTTVERIRGLGARRILEIGSGVGLLVERLVQRHAPHGLRYVATDASPRAVAILRRRFGGGSFPAVEILQSAAAELAEKLQPDDRFDLVVLNSVAQYFPGIEYLESVLRSLRPFLTPGGSWFLGDLRSLPLLEPFITDVLLQRGDPAMSAARLRQEVRLRVRSEEELCFHPAYFRHLAAREGYGAPYIELRRGRCRNEMTGFRYDVVLGGGEDRRIGNPAPPAIAVTPWREDLREEDLGGLLEGRPGQVWKLSGIANGRVSRAVTAVEMLRGSEPRRPLEELRHSVGERCRERAAWDPEEVWERAVAAEWQAFLSWSEESRSAEAHTGGPYSGEGPGASEEGRFDALFVPAGVPRPPKPQPAAPPAPRTDTAWANDPTVAARDLTWGQELRRKLEETLPEYMVPRAVTVVDGLPLTLNGKVDRDALPRVRGLGGGRPYAVPRSGLERQITEIWSELLSVPRVGVQDDFFALGGQSLLAGRLMARLRDHLQLELSPAMLFAAPTPAALAARIEELRGAEVAEPALEKVPRDRPLPLSSAQERMWLWAQMEPGSTAFNVAFAVAMAGRLDAATLDWTLDRLRARHEALRTRLTGTEPPAQRIDAPAPWPLPVVDLGGLGAAGREAETQRLLARLEALPFVLDGGVLVRHLLLRRSTEDHVYGFGFHHIAGDAWSVAVLVREICELYRSRRQGLPPQLPAPTVQYADFAVWQRHRQGSEAMAQRLAQWHHRLLPAMPPAWVSPPRRRSPGAAGAGARGLQESRSARLRGDILRDLHSLAGRHQATLFMTLLAAIQVLVHRYTGRSWVTVGSLFGGRSRPELEAVVGFFVNVLPLAVRLRPEMSFGAALEAVQKASSWAFADQEVPYEGVLQGLRPALAGNRASEPFQMLVIYEDVPLPALALPDLEVRELPFEGDGKTAAYDFTWTLIPRPRGLEVILAFDSGRFDGLDVEIVLKDLLEVLGSAAKDSRRTLRKLPPLSPEMRSQRERSDGSLSLGSAADEVAAGTAVESEMVKTADEEGSRRRLEEVREHRDQKKSQLSDRRRELLRRRLRR is encoded by the coding sequence GTGGAGCCCCCGCGCCCCGAGCCATCCCTCGACGCCGCCACCACGCCGGAGCTCTTCGCGCGGCGAGCCCGCGAGGCCCCCGAAGCCCCATGCCTGCGCTTCCAGGGTGAGGCGGTTTCCTACGGCGAGCTCCACCGTTGGTCGGAGATCCTCGCCCACCGGCTCCGGGCCGCCGGGGTGAGGGTGGAGGATCGGGTGGCGGTGCACCTGGAGCGGGGACCGGAAATGGTCGCCGCCCTGCTGGCGGTATGGCGGGCCGGCGCGGCCTACATTCCGCTGGATCCGCAATTCCCCGCCCGCCGGCTCCAGGGGATGGTCGAGGCCGGCGGCGTGAAGGCCGTGTTCTCGCGGCGGGCTCTGCCCTTCACCGTGGCCCCAGAGCTGCCGATTCTCGATCCGGCGCCGGCAGCTTCGTCGGATCTCGGCGACGGGGGAGGGGATCCTCTACCGGACCCCGAGGCGGGGTGTCTCGCCTACGTCATCTTTACCTCCGGCTCCACCGGCCAGCCCAAGGGCGTGCAGGTGGAGCACCGGGCGCTGGTCAACTTTCTCCGCTCCATGGCGCAGCGGCCGGGACTGGAGCCGCAGGACGTGCTGGTGGCGGTCACCACCATCTCCTTCGACATCGCCGGATTGGAGCTTTTCCTGCCCCTCGTCCGCGGCGCCACGGTGGTCATCGCACCGCGCTCCGTAGCCTCCGACGGAGCCCGCTTGGCGCGGCTTCTGGACGCGGCTCAGGCCTCCGTCCTGCAGGCCACGCCGGCGACCTGGAAGCTGCTCCTGGACGCCGGGTGGAGCGGCCGGCGGGCGCTGCGCATGGTGTGCGGCGGGGAGGCCCTACCGCGGGATCTGGCGCAGCGTTTGCTGCCCCTGGGCAGGGATCTATGGAATGTCTACGGTCCCACGGAGACCACCATCTGGTCGTCGGTGGCACGGGTCCGGGAGGAGAGCGGGCCGGTGTCCATCGGGGATCCTATCGACCGTACCGAGCTCCTGGTGGTGAACGGCCGGGGAGAGTGGCAGCCCCCGGAGCAGGAAGGGGATTTGCTCATCGGTGGCGACGGTCTGGCGCGGGGCTACCTGGACCGCCCAGGACTCACCGCCGAGCGCTTCGTCCCCCATCCCTGGGCTGCGCGCCCGGGACAACGGCTATATCGCACCGGAGATCGGGCGCGCTCGCTGGGGGACGGCCGGCTGCTCTTCCTCGGCCGCCGGGATCACCAGGTCAAGGTGCAAGGCTTTCGCATCGAGCTGGGAGAGATCGAGGTCGCCCTCCGTTCTCTGCCGGGGGTGGCGGAAGCGGTGGTGACGGTGCAGAGTGGAGAGGCTGCCAGAGAAGACGCGGAGCGGCGCCTGGCGGCCTACGTCGTGCCCGCCCGGAACGGGGGGCCGGAACCGGCCTCCGAAGATTCCCTGGCCGCCGAGCGTACCGGCCACTGGCGGGAGATCTGGGATCTGGCCTACGACGGCGAGCCCGAGGACGGTGACGAAGCGCTGGACATCCGCGGATGGAAGGACAGTTACACCGGCGAGACCATCGCGGCTCCGGAGATGGAAGAGTGGGTGAGCACCACCGTCGAACGGATCCGCGGTCTCGGCGCCCGGCGGATCCTCGAGATCGGCAGCGGCGTGGGGCTCTTGGTGGAAAGGCTGGTGCAACGGCACGCGCCCCACGGCCTGCGCTACGTGGCCACGGATGCCTCGCCCCGGGCGGTGGCTATCCTGCGCCGGCGCTTCGGCGGCGGGTCCTTCCCGGCCGTAGAGATCCTGCAGTCCGCTGCGGCGGAGCTGGCGGAGAAGCTCCAGCCCGACGACCGCTTCGATCTCGTCGTCCTCAATTCCGTGGCCCAGTACTTCCCGGGCATCGAGTATCTGGAGTCCGTGCTGCGCAGCCTGCGGCCCTTCCTGACGCCGGGCGGCAGCTGGTTCCTCGGAGATCTGCGCAGCCTGCCCTTGCTCGAGCCATTCATCACCGACGTGCTGCTGCAGCGGGGGGACCCGGCGATGTCCGCGGCGCGGCTGCGCCAAGAGGTTCGTCTGCGGGTGCGCTCCGAGGAGGAGCTGTGCTTCCATCCCGCCTACTTTCGGCACCTGGCGGCCCGGGAAGGCTACGGCGCGCCGTACATTGAGCTGCGCCGGGGGCGTTGCCGCAACGAGATGACCGGCTTCCGATACGACGTCGTTCTCGGCGGGGGTGAGGACCGGCGGATCGGGAATCCAGCCCCTCCGGCCATTGCCGTGACCCCCTGGCGGGAGGATCTCCGGGAGGAGGATCTGGGCGGCTTGCTGGAGGGCCGCCCGGGGCAGGTATGGAAGCTCTCGGGCATCGCCAACGGACGCGTTTCCAGGGCGGTGACGGCGGTGGAGATGTTGCGCGGCAGCGAGCCCCGCAGGCCTTTGGAGGAGCTGCGCCACAGCGTCGGGGAGCGCTGCCGGGAGCGGGCCGCCTGGGATCCGGAGGAGGTCTGGGAGCGGGCGGTGGCGGCGGAATGGCAGGCGTTTCTGTCCTGGTCCGAAGAGAGCCGGTCTGCCGAGGCCCACACCGGTGGGCCCTACTCCGGCGAGGGGCCGGGCGCCTCCGAGGAAGGGCGCTTCGATGCTCTCTTCGTGCCCGCCGGCGTTCCCCGGCCGCCGAAGCCCCAGCCTGCGGCCCCGCCGGCGCCTCGGACCGACACCGCCTGGGCCAACGATCCCACCGTCGCGGCCCGAGACCTGACCTGGGGGCAGGAGCTACGCCGGAAGCTGGAAGAGACGCTTCCGGAATACATGGTGCCCCGGGCGGTGACGGTGGTCGACGGCCTGCCCCTGACCCTCAACGGCAAGGTTGATCGGGACGCCCTGCCCCGGGTTCGCGGCTTGGGAGGAGGGCGGCCCTACGCGGTGCCACGGAGCGGTCTGGAACGGCAGATCACCGAGATCTGGAGCGAGCTGCTGAGCGTGCCTCGGGTGGGAGTGCAGGACGATTTCTTCGCCCTCGGCGGCCAGTCGCTGCTGGCGGGACGGCTGATGGCCCGGCTGCGGGATCATCTGCAGCTGGAGCTTTCGCCGGCAATGCTCTTCGCGGCTCCGACGCCGGCGGCGCTGGCGGCCCGCATCGAAGAGTTGCGCGGCGCGGAGGTCGCCGAGCCGGCGCTGGAGAAAGTGCCCCGGGACCGCCCCCTGCCCCTGTCCTCGGCCCAGGAGCGAATGTGGCTGTGGGCTCAAATGGAGCCCGGCAGCACCGCCTTCAATGTCGCCTTCGCGGTCGCCATGGCGGGGCGGCTGGACGCCGCGACCCTGGACTGGACCCTGGATCGGCTGCGGGCGCGCCACGAGGCCTTGCGCACTCGCCTCACCGGCACCGAGCCCCCGGCCCAGAGGATCGATGCGCCGGCGCCGTGGCCGCTGCCGGTGGTGGACCTCGGCGGCCTCGGCGCCGCCGGCCGGGAAGCGGAGACCCAGCGGCTGCTGGCGCGCCTGGAAGCCCTTCCCTTCGTGCTCGACGGAGGGGTTCTGGTCCGACACTTGCTGCTGCGGCGCTCCACCGAGGATCACGTCTACGGCTTCGGCTTCCACCACATCGCCGGCGATGCCTGGTCGGTGGCAGTGCTGGTGCGGGAGATCTGCGAGCTCTACCGCTCGCGCCGGCAAGGCCTGCCACCACAGCTGCCGGCGCCGACGGTGCAATACGCCGATTTCGCCGTCTGGCAGCGGCATCGCCAGGGATCCGAAGCCATGGCGCAGCGCCTCGCGCAGTGGCATCATCGGCTGCTTCCGGCCATGCCGCCGGCCTGGGTTTCCCCGCCGCGCCGGCGATCTCCGGGAGCCGCCGGAGCCGGGGCGCGGGGGTTGCAGGAAAGCCGGAGCGCAAGGCTCCGGGGCGACATCCTCCGGGATCTTCACTCCCTGGCGGGGAGGCACCAGGCGACCCTCTTCATGACCCTCCTGGCGGCGATCCAGGTGCTGGTGCATCGGTACACCGGCCGCTCGTGGGTGACCGTCGGTAGCCTCTTCGGCGGCCGCTCGCGGCCGGAGCTGGAAGCGGTGGTGGGCTTCTTCGTCAACGTCCTGCCCCTGGCGGTGCGGCTGAGGCCGGAGATGAGTTTCGGCGCCGCTCTGGAAGCGGTGCAAAAGGCGAGCTCTTGGGCCTTCGCCGACCAGGAGGTGCCCTACGAGGGTGTTCTTCAGGGCCTGCGGCCGGCCCTCGCCGGCAACCGGGCTTCCGAGCCGTTCCAGATGCTGGTGATCTACGAGGATGTGCCGCTGCCCGCCCTCGCCCTGCCGGACCTGGAGGTTCGGGAGCTGCCCTTCGAGGGGGACGGCAAGACCGCAGCCTACGACTTTACCTGGACGCTGATTCCCCGGCCGCGAGGCCTGGAGGTGATTCTGGCCTTCGATTCCGGACGATTCGATGGTCTGGATGTGGAGATAGTGCTAAAGGACTTGTTGGAAGTTCTGGGTTCGGCGGCCAAAGACTCCCGGCGAACCCTGCGGAAACTGCCACCGCTGTCCCCGGAGATGCGTTCCCAGCGCGAGCGCAGCGACGGCTCCCTGAGCCTCGGCTCCGCCGCCGACGAGGTGGCCGCGGGGACAGCAGTCGAGTCAGAGATGGTGAAGACGGCCGATGAAGAGGGCTCCCGGCGTCGTCTGGAAGAGGTTCGGGAGCACCGAGATCAGAAGAAATCCCAGCTGTCGGATCGGCGTCGGGAGTTGTTACGCCGACGCTTGAGGCGTTGA
- a CDS encoding ABC transporter permease, translating into MKQRLRQTLRSLTHRPGLTVLILLIMALCIGGNASVFSVAKAVLFQDLPYDEGDRLVLISQIYIPEDQDNDFSWAEIQEWRERLTRFDALVPVLNWRDRILGGDDGVERVGVNYVTSEYFKLLGIEPALGRLFSADEDGAPGSAARVLLSYELWTRRYGQDPEILGRTLQFNDQPYTVLGVLPEGYVDFGEELWEVDVWMPATQAGESFPEGTGIYEGNELRYWFGLARLAPGVTLEQGEEEVKAIAAQMAQDFPDSNKDYTARLLPLREFIFENLTDSMRILLAGAALILLLGCANIASLLLARQAERRKELYLHLALGAGRGRLFANVLLEGLMLALIGGVLGILLAVVGTRVMASVVDLPAMAEVSLDGTVLWISVAASVLTGILFALPPALSVLRMEARGTLAQIRAKEGGRTHSGRARNGLLVFQVSVVVMLLVVAGLLLRSFMELRSADVGFNPDDMLTLKILFESERYQDPSNLLLTERELIDRLEALPGIEGVAFWGPNVPGISTRFMDVQPSSAGEEDASVRVNAHVISHGALEVMELPLLRGRTFNKADTAETPRVVMITESLAQILWPDGDALDKQLRRVGRPDEPLYTVVGVTGNARFQGRFDDDHHQLIFSHQQLPMPSTTLMVRTAMDPEVVTPMVREELQALDPLTPVFDIVTLRQRFSDQESSQRLNAVVVGMYTALALIFALLGLYGILSYIVVQRRQEIGVRMALGARRGSVLRMVMTFGLSLLAGGLLLGMVGAVLVTRLLSSVLYGVESFDPLTFGTVIVLFLVVGLVATYVPARRVLSIDPNQVLRYE; encoded by the coding sequence ATGAAGCAGAGATTGCGTCAGACCCTACGTTCCCTGACTCACCGTCCGGGACTCACTGTCCTGATTCTGTTGATCATGGCATTGTGCATCGGCGGTAACGCCTCGGTGTTCAGCGTCGCCAAGGCGGTGCTGTTCCAGGATTTGCCTTACGACGAAGGGGATCGCCTGGTCCTCATCTCTCAGATTTACATTCCCGAAGACCAGGACAACGACTTCTCCTGGGCCGAGATCCAGGAATGGCGAGAGCGGTTGACCCGTTTCGACGCCCTCGTCCCGGTGCTCAACTGGCGGGACCGCATCCTCGGCGGCGACGACGGCGTCGAGCGGGTGGGGGTGAACTATGTGACCTCGGAGTATTTCAAGCTTCTGGGCATCGAGCCGGCGCTGGGCCGTTTGTTTTCCGCCGACGAGGACGGGGCCCCGGGCAGCGCCGCCCGGGTCCTGCTGAGCTACGAGCTGTGGACCCGGCGCTATGGGCAGGATCCGGAGATTCTCGGCCGTACCCTGCAGTTCAACGACCAGCCGTACACCGTCCTCGGCGTTTTGCCGGAGGGCTACGTAGACTTTGGAGAAGAGCTTTGGGAGGTGGATGTGTGGATGCCCGCCACCCAGGCGGGGGAGAGCTTTCCGGAGGGCACCGGGATCTACGAGGGCAATGAGCTGCGTTATTGGTTCGGTCTCGCCCGCCTGGCCCCCGGGGTGACCCTGGAGCAGGGAGAGGAGGAGGTCAAGGCCATCGCGGCGCAGATGGCTCAAGACTTCCCGGACAGCAACAAAGACTACACCGCGCGTCTGTTGCCGCTGCGTGAGTTCATCTTCGAGAATCTCACCGACAGCATGCGCATTCTGCTCGCCGGTGCGGCCTTGATCCTGCTCCTCGGCTGCGCCAATATCGCCAGTCTGCTGCTGGCCCGGCAAGCGGAGCGGCGCAAGGAGCTCTACCTACACCTCGCCCTGGGGGCCGGACGGGGCCGCCTCTTCGCCAACGTTCTCCTGGAGGGGCTGATGCTGGCGCTCATCGGCGGGGTGCTGGGCATCTTGCTGGCGGTGGTCGGCACCCGAGTGATGGCCAGCGTGGTGGATCTGCCAGCGATGGCCGAGGTCAGCCTGGATGGGACGGTGCTGTGGATCTCGGTGGCCGCCAGCGTGCTCACCGGTATTCTCTTCGCTCTGCCGCCGGCGCTCAGCGTGTTGCGCATGGAGGCTCGCGGCACGCTCGCTCAGATCCGAGCCAAAGAGGGCGGCCGCACCCACTCGGGGCGCGCCCGCAACGGGCTTCTGGTGTTCCAGGTCTCGGTGGTGGTCATGCTGCTGGTGGTGGCGGGACTGCTGCTGCGCAGCTTCATGGAGCTGCGCTCGGCGGACGTGGGCTTCAATCCCGACGACATGCTGACCCTGAAGATCCTGTTCGAATCGGAGCGCTATCAGGATCCCTCCAACCTCCTGCTCACGGAGCGTGAGCTGATCGATCGGCTGGAAGCGCTGCCGGGCATCGAAGGGGTCGCCTTCTGGGGGCCCAACGTGCCTGGTATCAGCACCCGTTTCATGGACGTGCAGCCGTCGTCGGCGGGGGAGGAGGACGCCTCGGTGCGGGTTAACGCCCACGTCATCAGCCACGGAGCGCTAGAGGTGATGGAGCTGCCGCTGCTGCGCGGCCGTACCTTCAACAAAGCGGATACCGCCGAGACCCCTCGGGTGGTGATGATCACTGAATCCCTGGCGCAGATTCTATGGCCCGACGGCGATGCCCTGGACAAGCAGCTCCGGCGGGTGGGCCGTCCCGACGAGCCGCTCTACACCGTGGTCGGCGTCACCGGTAACGCCCGTTTCCAGGGGCGCTTCGACGACGACCACCACCAGCTGATCTTCAGTCACCAGCAGCTGCCCATGCCCAGCACGACGTTGATGGTGCGCACCGCCATGGATCCGGAGGTGGTCACTCCCATGGTGCGCGAGGAGCTGCAGGCGCTGGATCCGCTGACCCCGGTCTTCGATATCGTCACCCTGCGCCAGCGCTTCAGCGATCAGGAGTCGAGCCAGCGGCTGAACGCGGTGGTGGTGGGCATGTACACCGCCCTGGCCCTGATCTTTGCTCTCCTCGGGCTCTACGGCATCCTCTCCTACATCGTGGTCCAGCGGCGTCAGGAGATCGGCGTCCGCATGGCCTTGGGGGCCCGCCGGGGCAGCGTCCTGCGAATGGTGATGACCTTCGGCCTGTCGCTGCTGGCCGGCGGCTTGCTGTTGGGCATGGTGGGGGCGGTGCTGGTCACCCGCCTGCTCTCCAGTGTGCTCTACGGCGTCGAGTCCTTCGATCCTCTGACCTTCGGGACGGTGATCGTGCTCTTCCTGGTGGTCGGTCTGGTGGCCACCTACGTGCCGGCGCGGCGGGTACTGAGCATCGACCCCAACCAGGTGCTGCGTTACGAATGA